The Nitrososphaerota archaeon genome includes a window with the following:
- a CDS encoding Zn-ribbon domain-containing OB-fold protein, producing the protein MSDLFDKAKESIKKDGLPIVEEERSRLPLYISLREFPLRYQLGVSKLQKFFEGLKEGKVYATQCNVCRNKFFPPRADCPKCLTTNVNWMPLDPEGQLLTYTVIRVKPSSFAHYKDYVVGIAQLKEGIRVLAWVNVDDPEKIKPNMKVYLTTARREPEGYITYELTLKAPS; encoded by the coding sequence ATGTCAGACCTATTTGATAAAGCCAAAGAGAGCATAAAGAAAGATGGTCTGCCCATTGTTGAGGAGGAGAGGTCGCGTCTACCCTTGTATATCAGTCTACGCGAATTTCCACTTAGGTATCAGCTTGGAGTATCTAAGCTTCAGAAGTTCTTTGAAGGGCTTAAAGAAGGCAAAGTCTACGCAACTCAATGCAACGTTTGCCGAAATAAGTTCTTTCCACCACGCGCAGATTGCCCAAAATGCTTAACCACAAACGTAAATTGGATGCCCTTGGACCCTGAAGGCCAGCTTTTAACATATACTGTTATTCGTGTTAAACCGTCATCTTTCGCACACTACAAAGATTACGTAGTGGGTATAGCGCAGCTTAAGGAAGGAATAAGGGTTCTAGCTTGGGTCAATGTAGACGACCCTGAGAAAATAAAGCCGAACATGAAGGTGTATCTAACAACCGCTAGAAGAGAGCCAGAAGGCTACATAACGTATGAACTGACACTTAAAGCACCGTCTTGA
- a CDS encoding class I SAM-dependent RNA methyltransferase — MEFFATTSPGLEDLACREIERLTGESAAPDVGKVFFQAHVKSIYLLHLKASMLNKIFITLCRERFAKLDDLYRIARGVDYGWIIDKDQSFAVRSERIGVHDFTSMDVSRVVGQAAIDSYQEAYRTRLKVDLDEPDVEIYALVRDDEFVLGVNTTGRSLHKRGYKVYEHPAALKPTIASAMLEIAEWPNGEGLIDPMCGGATIPIEAAFKAYNIPPNHLRRDFAFLRLKCFAKEEFEEIRENLLAEAKTGCSLKIFGMEKYAHHLRGGIRNAEKADVLRAIKFIQGDATIPEDYPKETVTHVVVNPPYGIRMIPSGSPKKLYVGLIKALKKVVQIGTLVLISGAYKRFEEAASECGLEITETRMVSHGDLRAKIYKCKI, encoded by the coding sequence GTGGAGTTTTTCGCAACTACCAGCCCGGGTTTAGAAGATCTGGCTTGCCGCGAGATCGAGAGGCTTACCGGAGAGAGCGCGGCTCCGGATGTGGGGAAGGTCTTCTTCCAAGCGCATGTCAAGAGCATCTACCTCCTACATCTGAAAGCATCTATGTTGAACAAGATCTTCATTACGCTCTGCAGAGAGCGCTTCGCTAAGCTCGATGACCTATATAGGATTGCTAGGGGTGTTGACTACGGTTGGATAATCGACAAAGACCAGTCCTTCGCGGTTAGAAGTGAGAGGATAGGTGTACATGACTTCACAAGCATGGATGTTTCAAGGGTTGTGGGCCAAGCCGCAATAGATTCATATCAAGAAGCATATAGAACTAGGCTTAAAGTTGACCTAGATGAGCCGGATGTTGAAATATACGCGCTAGTGAGAGATGACGAATTTGTCTTAGGGGTAAACACCACAGGCAGATCCTTGCATAAAAGAGGCTACAAAGTCTATGAGCACCCCGCTGCGCTAAAGCCCACTATAGCTTCCGCGATGCTTGAAATAGCCGAATGGCCCAATGGAGAGGGCTTGATAGATCCGATGTGCGGAGGAGCCACCATACCAATAGAAGCAGCTTTCAAAGCGTACAATATCCCACCAAACCATCTGAGAAGAGATTTTGCATTTTTAAGACTCAAATGCTTCGCAAAAGAAGAGTTTGAGGAGATAAGAGAAAACCTTCTTGCCGAGGCAAAAACAGGTTGCTCCCTTAAGATCTTCGGCATGGAGAAGTATGCACACCACCTTCGGGGCGGTATAAGAAACGCAGAGAAAGCCGACGTCTTAAGGGCTATAAAGTTCATTCAAGGAGACGCTACAATCCCAGAGGATTATCCAAAGGAAACCGTAACTCACGTTGTGGTAAACCCACCCTACGGAATTCGAATGATTCCAAGCGGAAGCCCAAAGAAGCTGTATGTTGGTCTCATAAAGGCTCTAAAAAAGGTGGTACAAATTGGAACCTTGGTCTTGATCTCCGGCGCCTATAAGAGATTTGAAGAAGCTGCGAGCGAATGCGGTTTGGAGATCACCGAAACAAGAATGGTCTCACATGGAGACCTAAGGGCAAAAATATACAAATGCAAGATCTAG
- a CDS encoding glycosyltransferase — protein sequence MIISVTPDLALDEGYSYAGGLGVLEGDKFYAAAKLNLPYKVLTLFYDQGYVDYEFDKEGNPIPKPQQQPESFLKNLKGGDIYTIQLKSQDVKVDALKYRQGWAEAVFFKPVEPDWAQRLTERLYIENSLEEKFLKYTLLAKASAEYIKSTVGIENVEFIDLQESYACMLPLILKIPGKYRVVIHTAGPWGHPAFPRSFFEKEFGYYFLSENVCLTEIGLAAASEAFAVSAKHFEQMLKIIPHFTEKLRYVTNGVCVERWMNPELLLAFSKGYLNLADFMKIRKGIRGRFIEYLQRYKNIDVKDRMLVAWCRRLTGYKRPEFAKKLVEETSSKDVVFVLAGKPHPQDGAGLEFLKAFYKLHMEKENVVFIPNYMVQDAKEILKSVDLLLFTPVYGLEACGTSYMKAAINGVPTLSTRDGGIVEFVVDDVNGWFFDRMPEGFVEPTAAPKQPEGLEYDSFKKKFRYILEIYKGNPERYYKVSHNALSTFVIKASVERALSEYYPKIARW from the coding sequence ATGATAATCAGCGTTACACCAGACCTTGCCTTAGACGAAGGCTACAGCTACGCTGGAGGATTAGGCGTCCTTGAGGGTGACAAGTTCTATGCAGCGGCCAAGCTCAACCTACCCTACAAAGTTCTCACACTCTTCTACGACCAAGGCTATGTGGACTACGAGTTTGATAAGGAAGGGAACCCCATACCTAAGCCTCAGCAGCAGCCAGAATCGTTTCTAAAGAATCTTAAGGGAGGCGACATCTACACCATACAGCTAAAAAGCCAAGATGTCAAGGTCGATGCACTAAAGTATCGACAAGGCTGGGCTGAAGCGGTCTTCTTCAAACCAGTGGAACCAGATTGGGCACAACGCCTAACCGAGCGGCTCTACATCGAAAACAGCTTAGAAGAAAAGTTCCTAAAGTACACGCTGCTAGCCAAGGCTTCAGCGGAATACATTAAGAGCACCGTGGGCATAGAGAATGTGGAGTTCATCGATCTGCAGGAAAGCTATGCTTGCATGCTCCCACTCATACTTAAAATCCCCGGAAAGTATCGAGTCGTTATACATACCGCTGGACCTTGGGGTCACCCCGCCTTCCCAAGAAGCTTCTTTGAAAAAGAGTTCGGCTACTATTTCCTAAGCGAAAATGTATGTTTAACCGAGATAGGTCTAGCAGCTGCAAGCGAAGCCTTTGCAGTCTCAGCCAAACACTTCGAGCAGATGCTGAAGATCATACCTCACTTCACGGAGAAGCTTAGGTACGTTACCAATGGTGTTTGCGTTGAGCGTTGGATGAATCCTGAGCTGCTATTAGCTTTCAGCAAAGGCTACTTGAATCTAGCTGACTTCATGAAGATAAGGAAGGGTATCAGAGGTCGGTTCATAGAATACCTCCAGCGGTACAAGAACATTGATGTTAAAGATAGGATGCTTGTTGCTTGGTGTAGGAGGCTTACAGGCTACAAGAGGCCCGAGTTCGCTAAGAAGCTCGTCGAAGAAACATCAAGTAAAGATGTGGTCTTTGTGCTTGCCGGGAAGCCACACCCCCAAGATGGTGCTGGATTAGAATTTCTGAAGGCGTTCTATAAGCTTCATATGGAGAAAGAGAATGTCGTCTTCATACCCAACTACATGGTTCAAGACGCCAAGGAGATTCTCAAATCCGTAGATCTGCTGCTCTTTACCCCGGTTTACGGGTTAGAAGCTTGCGGCACAAGCTACATGAAAGCAGCAATAAACGGCGTGCCAACACTCTCAACAAGAGATGGAGGCATCGTTGAATTTGTTGTTGATGATGTTAACGGCTGGTTCTTTGATCGTATGCCCGAAGGGTTCGTCGAGCCCACTGCAGCACCTAAGCAGCCTGAAGGGTTAGAGTATGATTCGTTCAAGAAGAAATTCAGATACATCTTGGAGATCTACAAAGGTAACCCTGAAAGATACTACAAGGTCTCGCACAACGCCCTCTCAACATTCGTCATAAAGGCTAGTGTAGAGAGAGCTTTAAGTGAATACTACCCTAAAATAGCTAGGTGGTGA
- a CDS encoding sulfurtransferase TusA family protein: protein MPLKVSLSVDARGLSCPYPVKKAEEAIQKVEVGEVVEIITTDPGSKIDIPAWAEKCGHRVVEVVDRWLEIYFYVEKGSLSEPKV, encoded by the coding sequence ATGCCGCTGAAGGTTAGTTTAAGTGTTGATGCGAGAGGCTTGAGCTGCCCCTATCCTGTAAAGAAGGCTGAAGAAGCCATACAGAAGGTGGAGGTAGGTGAGGTGGTTGAAATCATAACCACCGACCCTGGGTCTAAGATCGATATACCTGCCTGGGCTGAGAAGTGTGGACATAGGGTTGTTGAGGTAGTTGATCGTTGGCTTGAAATATACTTTTACGTGGAGAAGGGTTCTCTCAGCGAGCCGAAGGTGTAG
- the fdhD gene encoding formate dehydrogenase accessory sulfurtransferase FdhD, whose amino-acid sequence MEDDRLTLQATTKTRCIRLDYVRGVEELREAEVALEAPVTLVVNGVELVTLFATPIQLKELALGHLLGQGVIRSIEEVKSIDVLDGRVSVETEHDVAERVSEYGRLRVITSACGSTEDFYHILDQIDHPYVKSDYTITLDTLIGAVRELNRLSVRGHLLAVHTSGLFEGGRLVAYAEDVGRHNSIDKVIGQAALKGIGFNSTILVTTGRQPADAVLKCARVGIPISVSIREPIHSGIFAAWRTGVTLVCGARGAKVDIYTHPRRIRYTFGSLREPFST is encoded by the coding sequence ATGGAGGATGATAGGCTAACGTTGCAAGCAACTACTAAGACAAGGTGCATAAGGTTAGATTACGTTAGGGGTGTTGAGGAGCTTCGTGAAGCTGAAGTTGCATTAGAGGCGCCTGTAACTTTAGTGGTCAATGGTGTAGAACTGGTTACACTCTTCGCGACACCCATTCAACTCAAGGAGCTCGCTCTAGGGCATCTTTTGGGCCAAGGGGTCATACGCTCGATAGAAGAAGTGAAGTCGATTGACGTCTTGGACGGTAGAGTGTCTGTCGAAACGGAGCATGATGTTGCGGAGAGGGTGTCTGAATACGGTAGGTTAAGGGTCATAACCTCAGCTTGTGGCAGCACCGAAGACTTCTATCACATATTAGATCAAATCGACCACCCCTACGTCAAATCAGACTACACCATAACCCTAGACACTCTAATTGGGGCGGTTAGAGAGCTGAATAGACTTTCCGTTAGAGGGCATCTTTTGGCAGTCCACACATCAGGGCTATTCGAAGGAGGGAGGTTGGTTGCCTATGCAGAGGATGTGGGTAGGCATAACTCAATAGATAAGGTAATTGGACAGGCAGCCCTAAAGGGCATAGGTTTCAACTCGACTATACTTGTGACGACTGGTCGTCAGCCCGCAGATGCTGTATTAAAGTGCGCCAGAGTAGGCATACCAATCTCTGTCTCAATAAGAGAACCTATTCACTCCGGTATATTCGCTGCGTGGAGAACCGGGGTCACCTTGGTCTGCGGGGCTAGAGGTGCTAAGGTAGATATATACACTCACCCTAGACGCATACGCTACACCTTCGGCTCGCTGAGAGAACCCTTCTCCACGTAA
- a CDS encoding molybdenum cofactor guanylyltransferase — translation MAGGLSRRMGKPKQFLDFLGTPLIARVAYRLAKAVDEVVVAINKGDNEAIYKQHLPESTLIVKDEVDIQAPLVGFCSGLKPVKSPYTFITSCDAPFVNPKVVDELFKRVEGADAALPIWPNGMLEPLHAVYYTTRTLEAACRCVEAGRFKNLSILDYLPNVRYVNVDELRNLDPELLTFLNINTVEDYQHALKLAYTIDGG, via the coding sequence TTGGCAGGTGGTTTGAGCAGACGTATGGGTAAGCCGAAGCAGTTCCTAGACTTCCTAGGCACACCTCTTATTGCTAGAGTTGCCTATAGACTCGCTAAGGCCGTAGATGAGGTAGTGGTTGCAATAAATAAGGGGGACAACGAGGCGATTTACAAGCAGCATCTCCCGGAGTCGACTCTAATAGTTAAGGACGAGGTAGATATACAAGCGCCTCTAGTAGGGTTTTGTAGCGGTTTAAAGCCTGTCAAATCTCCATACACATTTATAACTTCGTGTGACGCACCTTTTGTGAACCCTAAGGTGGTGGATGAGCTTTTTAAGAGGGTTGAGGGAGCAGATGCCGCCTTACCCATCTGGCCTAATGGTATGCTGGAACCGCTACATGCTGTGTATTATACGACCCGAACGCTAGAGGCAGCGTGTAGGTGTGTGGAGGCTGGGAGATTCAAGAACCTCTCTATATTGGATTACTTACCTAATGTGCGTTACGTGAATGTAGATGAGCTAAGAAACCTAGACCCTGAGCTACTAACGTTCCTTAACATCAACACCGTAGAGGATTACCAGCATGCGTTAAAGTTAGCCTATACAATTGATGGAGGATGA
- a CDS encoding NAD(P)/FAD-dependent oxidoreductase, which yields MDYDIIVAGGGVAGLTTAIAAAKYSKQNLRILVVDRNSREEVGKKSPNGWICGDAVSKRSLEYAASNSGVVFSEPEIEHRVKGVLLFSPDRETSVLFEGEGYLLNRRLFSKKQMLEAERLGVEFRFNIVVTGLLSDNERVIGVVGRDVHTNAKFTARCKLVVDATGASSRLRANLPIKSKVEREIDRDDLEATGRYIYTFTPKKEDRTYFDPEYCVIHLDQDLAPGGYCWTFPKGVNKVNIGLGVQKRALDERNKRLGRIDTLQSLIDSYVKGNSVLGEPRLSQDPNDQGNTFGNWQVPVRRQNECLVANGYALVGDAAWMPRPIDAGGIGPSLYGGTILAKVAVEAVEASDTSEEGLWRYNLEYMRIYGYQMASFEVLRRYLQTLPNDDINYGMKHFLSKDDIEHITRREHPAFNKVQLFNPTMWLRIMQRPKLAKGLKTVSETSRRLINHNLNYPDKPSKFYEWQRDLHTLLNQAYQELGLVR from the coding sequence ATGGATTACGATATTATCGTTGCAGGCGGAGGTGTAGCTGGCTTAACTACAGCCATTGCCGCTGCCAAGTATTCTAAGCAGAATCTACGCATACTTGTAGTCGATAGGAACTCGAGAGAGGAGGTTGGTAAGAAGAGCCCCAATGGGTGGATCTGTGGAGACGCGGTCAGTAAAAGGAGCTTAGAGTATGCAGCTTCAAATAGCGGTGTGGTTTTCAGCGAACCTGAAATAGAGCATAGGGTTAAGGGTGTGCTTCTCTTCTCACCAGACCGCGAAACCAGCGTGCTCTTCGAAGGCGAGGGCTATCTGCTTAACCGAAGACTCTTCTCCAAGAAGCAGATGCTTGAAGCGGAAAGGCTTGGGGTTGAGTTCCGATTCAACATAGTGGTCACTGGCTTACTTAGCGATAATGAGAGAGTTATTGGTGTGGTAGGAAGGGATGTGCATACCAACGCCAAGTTTACTGCCCGATGTAAGCTTGTGGTGGACGCAACCGGGGCATCCTCAAGGCTCAGAGCAAACCTTCCCATAAAATCGAAGGTTGAGCGTGAAATCGATAGAGACGACCTAGAGGCGACTGGAAGATACATCTACACCTTTACACCTAAAAAAGAGGATAGAACATACTTCGACCCAGAGTACTGTGTTATACACTTGGATCAAGACCTTGCTCCGGGCGGGTACTGCTGGACCTTCCCGAAAGGTGTAAACAAAGTAAACATAGGTCTTGGTGTACAGAAAAGGGCTTTAGATGAGAGGAATAAAAGGCTTGGCCGAATCGACACACTACAGAGCCTGATTGACAGCTATGTTAAGGGCAACAGCGTGTTAGGTGAACCCAGATTATCTCAAGACCCAAATGACCAAGGGAATACTTTTGGGAACTGGCAAGTGCCTGTAAGGAGGCAAAACGAATGCCTGGTTGCAAACGGCTACGCTCTGGTTGGTGATGCTGCGTGGATGCCTAGGCCGATAGATGCTGGTGGCATAGGGCCATCACTATATGGTGGCACAATATTGGCTAAGGTGGCTGTAGAGGCGGTAGAAGCCTCGGATACTTCTGAAGAGGGGCTGTGGCGCTACAACCTCGAGTACATGCGCATCTACGGGTATCAGATGGCTAGCTTCGAGGTTTTAAGAAGATATCTCCAGACATTACCCAATGATGACATAAATTACGGGATGAAGCATTTCCTCTCCAAAGACGACATAGAGCACATAACGAGAAGGGAGCATCCAGCCTTCAACAAAGTACAGCTCTTCAACCCGACGATGTGGCTTAGGATAATGCAGAGACCCAAGCTTGCGAAAGGACTTAAAACCGTATCCGAAACCAGCAGAAGGCTCATAAACCACAATCTAAACTACCCTGACAAACCGAGCAAATTTTACGAATGGCAGCGAGATCTACATACCCTCCTTAATCAAGCATATCAAGAACTAGGCTTAGTTAGGTAA
- a CDS encoding ABC transporter permease subunit yields the protein MTGTLTIALKELSDYLGTKRFWFFFTIIYVAGLMAAYLGIQALVQARVERSFLLLFRASSGALPPFLFFIIYFGPLLGIGLGFDAINKERAKNTLVRLLSNPVHRDAVINGKFLSGLSTVTIVVFGILGIASGLAIRVGLVPNLDELARLVVFAAVTILYIAGWLALSQLFSIIFTHTSTSAIASFAIWGFFTFLWTPIASLIAANLIPDPNSLERITLELNLSRISPTILYWEAAVVILTPTARFLNPIFLSELQYVIPNPLPLLQSLNLIWPHIIALIAFVLVCFLTSYIIFVKQEIRS from the coding sequence TTGACCGGCACCTTAACCATAGCGCTAAAGGAACTCTCCGACTACCTCGGAACAAAGAGGTTCTGGTTCTTCTTCACCATAATTTATGTTGCTGGCTTGATGGCAGCATACTTAGGCATACAGGCGTTAGTACAAGCTAGGGTTGAGAGAAGCTTTTTGCTACTCTTCAGAGCCTCTAGTGGTGCTCTACCGCCCTTCCTCTTCTTCATAATATACTTTGGTCCTCTGCTTGGTATCGGTCTAGGCTTCGACGCCATCAATAAAGAGCGTGCTAAGAACACTTTGGTTAGGCTGCTTTCTAACCCTGTGCATAGAGATGCTGTTATAAACGGGAAGTTCTTATCGGGTTTGAGCACAGTAACCATAGTGGTTTTCGGCATATTAGGTATAGCAAGCGGGTTGGCCATACGGGTCGGTCTTGTACCAAACTTAGATGAGCTGGCTAGGCTGGTGGTATTTGCAGCGGTAACTATCCTCTACATAGCTGGTTGGCTAGCCCTGTCACAACTCTTCTCCATAATATTTACGCACACCTCAACCTCAGCGATAGCCAGCTTCGCAATCTGGGGGTTCTTTACATTCCTCTGGACCCCCATCGCTTCTCTCATCGCCGCCAATCTCATACCAGACCCAAATAGCTTAGAAAGGATTACTTTAGAGTTGAACCTATCCAGAATCTCCCCCACAATATTATACTGGGAGGCTGCCGTTGTTATTCTAACGCCTACAGCAAGGTTTCTTAACCCCATCTTCTTGAGTGAACTACAGTATGTGATACCTAACCCACTACCTTTACTTCAGAGCCTAAACCTAATTTGGCCACACATAATTGCGTTAATAGCATTCGTTTTAGTCTGCTTCCTGACTTCATACATAATATTTGTGAAACAGGAAATCAGAAGTTAG
- a CDS encoding ABC transporter ATP-binding protein produces MQPAIQTWGLTKKYGDLVAVDSLDLEVEQGEIYGFLGPNGAGKTTTILMLLGLTEPTAGRLRVLGYDPIREPLKLKRVVGYMPENLGFYDDLTAKQNLLYMAKLNGISFVEAERRIAKLLDALGLSEAADKKVSTFSKGMRQRLGMADVLLKDPQLLLLDEPTTGIDPEGVRQILEMIVECKAKGKTALLSSHLLYQVQKICDRVGIFVKGRLVASGTIQHLGREVIAGDKYVVEAEVPDATPALEETLRGLEGVIKVARAGPTLTIECKSDIRGVLAKAIVTSGYTLTQIRSHEYALDEIYARYFEGEPKG; encoded by the coding sequence ATGCAGCCGGCGATACAGACGTGGGGTTTAACCAAGAAGTACGGAGACCTTGTTGCCGTGGATTCGCTGGATCTTGAAGTGGAGCAGGGGGAGATCTACGGTTTTCTAGGACCAAATGGTGCGGGTAAGACGACCACTATATTGATGCTTTTGGGCTTAACAGAGCCTACAGCTGGTAGGCTGCGTGTGCTCGGCTATGATCCTATACGCGAACCCCTTAAGCTGAAGAGGGTGGTTGGGTATATGCCTGAAAACCTAGGCTTCTACGATGACTTGACAGCTAAGCAGAACCTTCTCTATATGGCTAAACTCAACGGCATAAGTTTCGTCGAGGCTGAGCGTAGGATCGCAAAGCTACTCGATGCACTTGGGCTCTCTGAAGCTGCTGACAAGAAGGTTTCAACCTTTTCTAAAGGTATGAGGCAGAGGTTGGGGATGGCTGATGTTTTGCTCAAAGACCCTCAACTTCTACTGCTAGATGAGCCTACAACTGGTATAGATCCAGAAGGCGTAAGACAGATCCTGGAGATGATAGTTGAATGTAAAGCGAAAGGTAAGACCGCTCTTCTCTCATCTCACCTACTCTATCAAGTGCAGAAGATCTGCGATAGAGTTGGAATCTTTGTGAAGGGTAGGTTAGTTGCATCCGGCACCATACAACATCTGGGTAGAGAGGTTATAGCTGGAGATAAGTACGTCGTAGAAGCAGAGGTTCCAGACGCAACACCAGCCCTAGAGGAAACCTTAAGGGGGTTAGAGGGTGTGATCAAGGTAGCTAGAGCTGGACCAACATTAACAATAGAGTGTAAATCTGATATAAGAGGTGTGTTGGCGAAGGCCATCGTAACCTCTGGCTACACATTAACTCAGATCCGAAGCCACGAATACGCTTTAGACGAAATCTACGCGAGATACTTTGAGGGTGAACCTAAAGGTTGA
- a CDS encoding HEPN domain-containing protein: protein MRSDIMAMDYLRRAKSRLIDAGSAFRRGDYPETVRYSQECVELSLKACLRAVAVEYPKVHDVGDILKICSGKFPDWMKKEIDTLAEISRDLSEKRAPSMYGLESVGKAPSQLFDEKDAEDALNKAEYVHKISSKFLEEFYG, encoded by the coding sequence ATGAGAAGCGATATCATGGCTATGGATTATCTGCGTAGGGCTAAGTCTAGACTGATAGATGCTGGATCAGCCTTTAGGAGAGGCGACTATCCGGAGACGGTACGCTACTCACAAGAATGTGTCGAATTATCCTTGAAGGCTTGCTTAAGAGCAGTCGCTGTCGAATACCCAAAGGTTCACGATGTAGGCGACATACTCAAGATATGTAGCGGTAAATTCCCCGACTGGATGAAGAAAGAGATAGATACACTTGCCGAGATTTCAAGGGACCTCTCAGAGAAGAGAGCACCAAGCATGTACGGATTAGAGAGCGTAGGTAAGGCACCTAGCCAGCTCTTTGACGAAAAAGACGCAGAAGATGCTTTAAATAAAGCAGAGTACGTCCATAAGATATCTTCAAAATTCCTAGAAGAATTTTACGGCTAA
- a CDS encoding ABC transporter ATP-binding protein has protein sequence MISVSDLSVKRGNFTLQDINFSVRGGSCLGLIGPNGSGKTTILECVAGIIRPKRGRILIDDVDVTNLPPEKRGVGYVPQDFVLFPHLSAEQNIAFALKDAKSDKVKDIMGWLEIGHLAGRDVKSLSGGEKQKVALARALAANPKVLLLDEPLSSLDPLNRDRLRRELKSIISKILATLNLPVIYVTHDLPEAELMSDCLAVLNNGRIEQIGLKSEVLTKPQSRFVADFLGYNILEGRVVGLRDGLASVEVNGVLIKVEAEDINLSREVTLVLRPQDIVLSQEGAVKEKWQHCRCNILPGTVTEICKMGASAKVLIDIGVPLATYVSASMLDEFRIGSSVFVQFKASAIKPLR, from the coding sequence TTGATCAGCGTCTCAGATCTAAGTGTAAAACGCGGTAACTTCACGTTACAAGACATAAACTTCAGCGTCAGAGGAGGAAGCTGCCTAGGGTTAATAGGGCCTAACGGCTCAGGCAAGACCACTATCTTGGAATGTGTGGCAGGCATCATAAGACCGAAACGAGGTAGGATACTCATCGACGATGTGGATGTGACAAATCTGCCTCCAGAGAAGAGGGGGGTTGGGTATGTTCCGCAAGACTTTGTGCTCTTCCCCCACTTATCTGCTGAGCAGAATATTGCTTTCGCTCTTAAGGATGCTAAGTCAGATAAGGTTAAGGATATTATGGGGTGGCTTGAAATAGGCCACTTGGCTGGTCGAGATGTCAAAAGTTTAAGTGGAGGTGAGAAGCAGAAGGTAGCCTTAGCTAGGGCTTTAGCCGCCAACCCGAAGGTTCTTCTCCTAGATGAGCCGCTTTCGTCTCTCGACCCTCTGAACAGAGATAGGTTGCGTAGAGAGTTGAAGAGCATAATCTCCAAGATACTAGCCACGCTGAATCTGCCCGTGATCTATGTGACACACGACCTTCCTGAGGCTGAGTTGATGAGCGACTGCCTAGCTGTGCTGAACAACGGGAGGATAGAGCAGATAGGGCTCAAAAGCGAAGTCCTCACAAAACCACAATCAAGATTCGTAGCAGATTTCCTAGGATACAACATCCTAGAGGGTCGAGTTGTGGGGTTAAGAGATGGCCTAGCGAGTGTAGAGGTCAATGGAGTGCTCATAAAAGTTGAGGCAGAAGACATCAACCTAAGTAGGGAGGTAACCCTAGTCTTAAGACCTCAAGACATCGTCCTTTCACAAGAAGGAGCGGTTAAGGAGAAGTGGCAACACTGTAGATGCAACATCCTCCCTGGCACTGTGACTGAGATATGTAAAATGGGGGCCTCGGCAAAGGTCTTGATCGATATAGGCGTACCGCTAGCCACATACGTAAGCGCGTCTATGCTAGACGAATTCAGAATAGGCAGCAGCGTATTCGTGCAATTCAAAGCAAGCGCAATAAAACCCCTCAGATAG
- a CDS encoding ABC transporter permease, with translation MSPLRATAFACLIFLSLFIVAIIASSSLFTNPSALASAILSEEIRFAISLTLSTATISTAAALALAIPAAYALAYAKFPGKSVIDTLIDIPIALPPVALGTALLIFFTNTPLGALINTSLIKFVFEVPGVILAQFAVVSVLAVRLLKPVFEGIDPRYLMIARTLGVSELRAFFRVTLPLAKSGLLGAAVLTWARALGEFGATVTLAGATRFKTETLSIAMFLSLARADLEMAMAIILILLALTVATLLITRRLFYRGLAV, from the coding sequence ATGAGCCCGCTTAGGGCTACAGCCTTCGCCTGCTTAATCTTCCTTTCGCTTTTCATAGTTGCGATTATAGCTTCATCCAGCCTCTTCACGAACCCCTCAGCACTAGCTTCAGCCATATTATCTGAGGAAATAAGATTCGCGATCTCCCTCACCCTATCCACAGCGACCATCTCAACAGCAGCAGCCCTAGCCCTAGCGATTCCAGCAGCCTACGCTCTAGCGTACGCTAAATTTCCAGGTAAGAGCGTAATCGATACGCTCATCGATATCCCAATAGCGCTACCACCTGTAGCCTTGGGTACGGCTCTGCTCATCTTCTTCACAAACACACCCTTAGGCGCCCTCATTAACACCTCGCTTATAAAATTCGTCTTCGAAGTCCCTGGAGTGATTTTGGCGCAGTTTGCTGTGGTAAGTGTGCTGGCTGTTAGGCTGCTCAAACCTGTGTTCGAGGGCATAGATCCGAGATATTTGATGATCGCTAGGACGCTAGGGGTGAGTGAGCTAAGGGCATTCTTTAGGGTAACCTTGCCTCTTGCGAAGAGCGGTTTACTTGGGGCTGCTGTGTTGACTTGGGCTAGAGCACTTGGGGAGTTTGGGGCAACAGTTACTTTGGCTGGTGCGACTAGATTTAAGACTGAGACGCTATCGATCGCTATGTTCCTCAGTTTGGCTAGAGCGGATCTTGAGATGGCTATGGCTATCATACTTATTCTCTTAGCGTTAACTGTAGCCACCCTTCTGATTACACGCAGACTATTTTATAGGGGGTTAGCGGTTTGA